A window of the Macaca nemestrina isolate mMacNem1 chromosome X, mMacNem.hap1, whole genome shotgun sequence genome harbors these coding sequences:
- the LOC112425945 gene encoding melanoma-associated antigen 3, whose protein sequence is MSLEQRSQHCKPEEGLEAQGDALGLVGAQAPATEEQETASSSSTVVEVTQGEVPAAESPGPPQSPQGASTLPTTNNYTLWSQSDEDSSSQEEEGPSTFPDLESGFQAALSRKVAELVHFLLLKYRAREPVTKAEMLESVMRNCQYFFPVIFSKASDSLQLVFGIELMEVDPVGHLYIFVTCLGLSYDGLLGDNQIMPKAGLLIIVLAIIAKEGDCAPEEKIWEELNVLEVFDEKEDSIFADPRKLLTQDFVQENYLEYRQVPGSDPACYEFLWGPRALLETSYVKVLYHMLKISGGPHFSYPPLHEWALREGEE, encoded by the coding sequence ATGTCTCTTGAGCAGAGGAGTCAGCACTGCAAGCCTGAAGAAGGCCTTGAGGCCCAAGGAGATGCCCTGGGCCTGGTGGGTGCGCAGGCTCCTGCTACTGAGGAGCAGGAGactgcctcctcctcttctacTGTAGTGGAAGTCACCCAGGGGGAGGTGCCTGCTGCTGAGTCACCGGGTCCTCCCCAGAGTCCTCAGGGAGCCTCCACCCTCCCCACTACCAACAACTACACACTCTGGAGCCAATCTGATGAGGACTCCAGCAGCCAAGAAGAGGAGGGGCCAAGCACCTTTCCTGACCTGGAGTCCGGCTTCCAGGCAGCACTCAGTAGGAAGGTGGCTGAGTTGGTTCATTTTCTGCTCCTCAAGTATCGAGCCAGGGAGCCAGTCACAAAGGCGGAAATGCTGGAGAGTGTCATGAGAAATTGCCAGTACTTCTTTCCTGTGATCTTCAGCAAAGCATCTGATTCCTTGCAGCTGGTCTTTGGCATCGAGCTGATGGAAGTGGACCCAGTCGGCCACTTGTACATCTTtgtcacctgcctgggcctctcctACGATGGCCTCCTGGGCGACAATCAGATCATGCCCAAGGCAGGCCTCCTGATAATCGTCCTGGCCATAATCGCAAAAGAAGGCGACTGTGCCCCTGAGGAGAAAATCTGGGAGGAGCTGAATGTGTTGGAGGTGTTTGACGAGAAGGAAGACAGTATCTTTGCGGATCCCAGGAAGCTGCTCACCCAAGATTTCGTGCAGGAAAACTACCTGGAGTACCGGCAGGTGCCTGGCAGTGATCCTGCATGCTACGAGTTCCTGTGGGGTCCAAGGGCCCTCCTTGAAACCAGCTATGTGAAAGTCCTGTACCATATGCTAAAAATCAGTGGAGGACCTCACTTTTCCTACCCACCCCTCCATGAATGGGCTTTGAGAGAGGGGGAAGAGTGA
- the LOC105477836 gene encoding melanoma-associated antigen 2 yields MPLEQRSQHCKPEEGLEARGEALGLVGAQAPATEEQHTASSSSTLVEVTLGEVPAAESPGPTQSPQGASSFSTTINYTLWSQSDEGSSNQEEEGPRMFPDLESEFQAALSRKVTELVHFLLLKYRAREPFTMTEMLESVMRNCQYFFPVIFSKASEYLQLVFGIEVMEVVPVGHLYILVTCLGLSYDGLLGNNQIMPKTGLLIIVLAIIAIEGDCAPEEKIWEELSVLEVFDGREDSVFAHPRKLLTQDLVQENYLQYRQVPGSDPACYEFLWGPRALAETSYVKVLYHMLKISGEPHISYPPLHEWALREAEE; encoded by the coding sequence ATGCCTCTTGAGCAGAGGAGTCAACACTGCAAGCCTGAAGAAGGTCTTGAGGCCCGAGGAGAGGCCCTGGGCCTGGTGGGTGCGCAGGCTCCTGCTACTGAGGAGCAGCACACTGCTTCCTCCTCTTCTACTCTAGTGGAAGTCACCCTGGGGGAGGTGCCTGCTGCTGAGTCACCAGGTCCTACCCAGAGTCCTCAGGGGGCCTCCAGCTTCTCTACTACCATCAACTACACCCTTTGGAGCCAATCCGATGAGGGCTCCAGCAACCAAGAAGAGGAGGGACCAAGAATGTTTCCTGACCTGGAGTCCGAGTTCCAAGCAGCACTCAGTAGGAAGGTGACTGAGTTGGTTCATTTTCTGCTCCTCAAGTATCGAGCCAGGGAGCCGTTCACAATGACAGAAATGCTGGAGAGTGTCATGAGAAATTGCCAGTACTTCTTTCCTGTGATCTTCAGCAAAGCCTCTGAGTACTTGCAGCTGGTCTTTGGTATCGAGGTGATGGAAGTGGTCCCAGTCGGCCACTTGTACATCCTtgtcacctgcctgggcctctcctACGATGGCCTGCTGGGCAACAATCAGATCATGCCCAAGACAGGCCTCCTGATAATCGTCCTGGCCATAATCGCAATAGAGGGCGACTGTGCCCCTGAGGAGAAAATCTGGGAGGAGCTGAGTGTGTTGGAGGTGTTTGATGGGAGGGAGGACAGTGTCTTCGCACATCCCAGGAAGCTACTTACCCAAGATTTGGTGCAGGAAAACTATTTGCAGTACCGGCAGGTGCCTGGCAGTGATCCTGCATGCTATGAGTTCCTGTGGGGTCCAAGGGCCCTCGCTGAAACCAGCTATGTGAAAGTCCTGTACCATATGCTAAAGATCAGTGGAGAACCTCACATTTCCTACCCACCCCTGCATGAATGGGCTTTGAGAGAGGCGGAAGAGTGA